The following is a genomic window from Polyangia bacterium.
CCGAGATCATGGCCCGCCTCGACAAGCGAGAAGGTCGTGCCTGAGTGGCGCGGCCGCGCGCCTGTTTGCTCCTGACGGTGGGTGTGCTCAGCATCGGCGCGTGCGGCGGCGGGGCCGGTGGGGCAGACGCCTCGCCCAACCCGCGCGACGCGGCGACGTCGATCGACGTTCCGATCGCCCTGCCCACCGACGGCGGCGGCCACACCGAAACCGCCGACGCGCGAACCGACGTCGGGTTTGATGGTTGGCCGGACCGTGGGTCTGACGTTTCGATTGATACGGCGCCTGACGCTTCGGCCGCCGCTTGCGTTCCGGACTCCGGGACGCAGCTCGTCGGCGACGCATCGGTGCTGGACCGTCGCACCTGCTTGCTGTGGCAGCGGGCCGCCAGCGCCGCGATGACCAACAAGCAGGCGGCGAAATATTGTGACGGCCTGGCGCAAGACGGCTTCTCCGACTGGCGCGTTCCGCCGCCGGAGGAATTGGTCACCTGGCCGAACCTGGCCGCCAACGACAACGCCTACATCACCAACCCGACGTACATTCCCGTCGCGTCGGCGCCGGCCGACGGCTGCGCCGGCGACAGTCACTCGTGCAATATCACCGAATACAACGCCGGCAGCATCGCCTGCGCCTGGCAGGGCGTGGGATTCACCGGCCCTACCATCTGCGTGCGCGGCACGGCCGCCGCCGGAACGACCTCAATGGCTTTCGCCGCCACCACCTGCGCGGCGTGCGCTGCCGAGGTCGCGGGCGCCGCTGCGCCGTTCAAGGCCGTCGATTGCCTGCCGTTCGCGCACTGACCAACACAGGGCCGCATTTCGACATTGGCTTGACGGAAAATATCCGTCGCTGGCCACAAATCCAGAGGAGACTTTTCCTGTGCAGGAGGCAACACCGTCGTGACAAGCCGTTCTTCTTTTTTCATGACCTTGGCTTTGGCGGTGTCAGGCGCGTGTGCGGTCGCTGCCGGTTGCGTGGCTTCCGACCCGGCCAGCGGCGGCGGCACCGGCGGCGCCGCTGGCCCAGGCGGATCATCGGGTGGCGGCAGCGGCGGCAGCGGACCCCGTCCCGGCAGTGGCGGTCAGTCGGGTGGCGGCAGCGGCGGTAAATCAGGCGGCGGCAGCGGTGGAATGTCGGGCGGTGGCAGCGGTGGCAAGACCGGCGGTGGCAGCGGTGGAATGTCGGGCGGTGGCAGCGGCGGCAGCCCGATCGTCGGTTCCCTGCCATTCGACAACTGCAACTGGGGGCCGCCGGTCTTCACCAAGCTTGATCCGTCCCAGTTGCCGCCCGGAGGCCTGGCGGTCGACAACGTGCCCCAGTTCGTCAGCATCGGCTTTGACGACAACGCCTTCGCAGACGGCATGCAGTGGGTGCTGGATCTCTTCAAAGGAAAGCAAAATCCCGCCGGCACCGGCAACCACTGCACCTTCGACGGCACGCCGGCGCGGGTCAGCTTCTACATCAACTCGCACGTCGGGATCACCAGCGACGCGCTCAAGTCTTTGCACGCCCGCGTCTACGCCGACGGGCACGAGCCGGCCAATCACACCGATACGCACGCCGACACATTGATGCAGAACCCAAACGTGTCGGTCTGGACGCAAGAGATGACCACCTGCAACGACTACCTGGTCGGCCTGGGCGTGCCGCGCGCCCGCCTGATCGGGTTTCGCACGCCGTTTTTGCAACAGTCAGAGGCGACGTTTCAGGCCATCGTGCAAGAGAACTTCAAATACGACTGCAGCGTCGAGCATTACAACGACGGCAGCGGGTTCATCTGGCCGTACACCCTGGACAACGGAAAGGATCCCAAGCACACGTACATGACCCCGCCGAACGGAAAATATCCCGGA
Proteins encoded in this region:
- a CDS encoding DUF1566 domain-containing protein codes for the protein MGVLSIGACGGGAGGADASPNPRDAATSIDVPIALPTDGGGHTETADARTDVGFDGWPDRGSDVSIDTAPDASAAACVPDSGTQLVGDASVLDRRTCLLWQRAASAAMTNKQAAKYCDGLAQDGFSDWRVPPPEELVTWPNLAANDNAYITNPTYIPVASAPADGCAGDSHSCNITEYNAGSIACAWQGVGFTGPTICVRGTAAAGTTSMAFAATTCAACAAEVAGAAAPFKAVDCLPFAH
- a CDS encoding polysaccharide deacetylase family protein, which codes for MTLALAVSGACAVAAGCVASDPASGGGTGGAAGPGGSSGGGSGGSGPRPGSGGQSGGGSGGKSGGGSGGMSGGGSGGKTGGGSGGMSGGGSGGSPIVGSLPFDNCNWGPPVFTKLDPSQLPPGGLAVDNVPQFVSIGFDDNAFADGMQWVLDLFKGKQNPAGTGNHCTFDGTPARVSFYINSHVGITSDALKSLHARVYADGHEPANHTDTHADTLMQNPNVSVWTQEMTTCNDYLVGLGVPRARLIGFRTPFLQQSEATFQAIVQENFKYDCSVEHYNDGSGFIWPYTLDNGKDPKHTYMTPPNGKYPGLWELPVNQLSLAATGYQAITGLDYNMWVNAKMTGDQVLETLKINLILRMKGGMMPDAAPNRAPMLVGGHSDLYSLLNADANAAAPTPVLERRAAISQFIDWALAYDPAVRIVPSAEVMHWMQAPVGLDGTKGK